One region of Zingiber officinale cultivar Zhangliang chromosome 7B, Zo_v1.1, whole genome shotgun sequence genomic DNA includes:
- the LOC122005600 gene encoding plastidic ATP/ADP-transporter-like: MKMVISAQGLLSLPPTPQALTFHPLRRRLPFVAARFASPVLSSEAPNHALHGFISKEVTPLFPRLRASGDSQRLLLSPGLYGKQKKAPIFSASAAVPAGGTGSVEGEVEKPKLLGVNITTLKKIIPLGIMFFCILFNYTILRDTKDVLVVTAKGSSAEIIPFLKTWVNLPMAIGFMLLYTKLSDVLSKEALFYTVIFPFIAFFGAFAFLLYPLRDTIHPTALADKLLAALGPSFVGPVAILRIWSFCLFYVMAELWGSVVISVLFWGFANQITTVEEAKEFYPLFGLGANIALIFSGRTVKYFSNLRKNLGPGVDGWAISLKGMMSIVVLLGFVISAIYWGVNKFVVNDPSLPRSNRKKKEKPKLGMNESLKVLLSSRYVRDLATLVVAYGISINLVEVTWKSKLKAQFPSPNEYSSFMGDFSTMTGIATFTMMLLGRWILRKFGWGVAAMITPTVLLLTGVGFFSLILFGEPLAPLLGSFGMTPLLAAVYVGALQNIFSKSAKYSLFDPCKEMAYIPLDEEMKVKGKAAIDVVCNPLGKSGGALIQQFMILTFGSLASSTPYLGGILLMIVLAWLGAARSLDSQFSPLAKEQLEKEKSLKEKSTVTAAMKEDTQELLAEVKLSENGSAAAETISDESPVKQN, from the exons ATGAAGATGGTTATCTCAGCTCAAGGCCTCCTTTCCCTCCCTCCCACGCCGCAAGCTCTCACTTTCCACCCCCTCCGCCGCCGTCTCCCCTTCGTCGCCGCCCGGTTTGCCTCCCCGGTGCTTTCCTCCGAGGCCCCGAACCACGCCCTCCATGGCTTCATCTCCAAGGAGGTCACTCCATTGTTTCCGAGGCTGAGAGCGTCCGGTGACTCCCAAAGATTGCTCCTTTCCCCTGGGCTTTACGGGAAACAGAAGAAAGCTCCGATTTTTAGCGCCTCCGCGGCGGTTCCGGCTGGAGGTACTGGATCTGTGGAGGGCGAGGTGGAGAAGCCCAAGTTATTGGGGGTTAACATTACGACCCTTAAGAAGATAATTCCGCTGGGCATTATGTTCTTTTGTATTCTTTTCAATTATACCATTCTCAGAGATACCAAGGATGTGCTGGTGGTGACGGCCAAGGGGAGCAGCGCCGAGATTATACCCTTCTTGAAGACTTGGGTGAACTTGCCGATGGCGATCGGGTTCATGCTGTTGTACACTAAGCTGTCGGATGTTTTGTCCAAGGAGGCTCTCTTTTACACCGTGATTTTTCCTTTCATAGCCTTTTTTGGGGCGTTTGCCTTTTTGCTGTATCCTCTGAGAGATACTATCCATCCCACGGCGCTTGCAGATAAGCTCCTAGCCGCACTTGGTCCGAGCTTCGTTGGTCCCGTTGCCATTTTGAGAATTTGGAGCTTCTGTCTGTTCTATGTCATGGCAGAGCTGTGGGGAAGCGTGGTGATCTCGGTCCTCTTTTGGGGGTTTGCCAATCAG ATTACTACTGTTGAGGAAGCTAAAGAATTCTACCCATTGTTTGGACTTGGGGCTAATATTGCCCTCATCTTCTCGGGGCGAACAGTAAAATATTTCTCTAATCTACGTAAAAATTTAGGACCAGGAGTTGATGGTTGGGCTATTTCCCTGAAAGGAATGATGAGCATTGTTGTGCTTCTTGGGTTTGTAATATCTGCAATCTATTGGGGCGTGAATAAGTTTGTGGTGAATGATCCATCTCTTCCAAGATCAAACCGCAAAAAGAAG GAGAAGCCAAAGCTAGGCATGAACGAGAGCCTGAAGGTTTTGCTGTCCTCTAGATACGTGAGGGATCTAGCCACCTTGGTGGTTGCTTATGGTATAAGCATTAACCTGGTGGAAGTCACATGGAAATCAAAGCTCAAGGCACAG TTTCCCAGTCCAAATGAGTATTCATCTTTCATGGGTGATTTCTCAACTATGACGGGAATTGCAACTTTTACAATGATGTTGCTAGGAAGGTGGATTCTCAGAAAATTTGGCTGGGGAGTGGCAGCCATGATCACTCCTACAGTTTTGCTTCTAACAGGCGTTGGATTTTTCTCACTAATCTTGTTTGGAGAGCCACTGGCTCCCCTACTGGGAAGTTTCGGAATGACTCCTCTGCTTGCTGCTGTTTATGTGGGTGCATTACAAAATATTTTCAGCAAGAGTGCAAAATACAGCTTGTTTGATCCTTGCAAAGAAATGGCTTACATTCCTTTGGACGAAGAGATGAAG GTTAAAGGGAAGGCTGCAATTGATGTTGTCTGCAATCCCTTGGGAAAGTCAGGAGGCGCCCTGATCCAGCAATTCATGATTTTGACATTTGGGTCTCTTGCTAGCTCGACTCCGTATCTAGGAGGAATACTTCTGATGATCGTTCTTGCATGGCTAGGTGCTGCAAGATCCCTGGACTCCCAATTCTCGCCGCTGGCCAAGGAGCAGCTTGAGAAGGAGAAATCACTGAAAGAAAAGTCCACGGTCACAGCAGCTATGAAAGAAGACACCCAGGAGCTGCTCGCGGAGGTAAAGCTGAGTGAGAATGGATCTGCAGCAGCTGAGACAATATCCGATGAGTCACCTGTGAAGCAAAACTAA